The following proteins come from a genomic window of Flavobacterium crocinum:
- a CDS encoding TonB-dependent receptor: MKLKIALLFIFSSTFLLGQNKISGKVSNESGSPLSGVTVQLLGTETIAKTNTNGFYQIENLVNGRYTIEVSSEEYISKKHSVVLENSQTISVDIILEKTAKTSNNAEKLNDVVVKSKSEKIKKEETAQAVSVIEMREAKFKTTDLGEVLSQTQGINVRRTGGLGSRTNFSMNGLTGNQIRFFLDGIPLEYHGYTFGISTVPVNLIDRVEVYKGVVPIEFGADALGGAVNLITPRIKSGFSGSFSAQAGSFGTYRTSLILNNYNEKTGFFIKGSGFYDTSKNNYKVDVDVADNLGKIKKVTVPRFHDAYDGFGVQLMTGFKDRIWAKQLSIEGFYTDYTKEIQHNQLMVGVPYGEVMTYRKSAGTVLTYRNEFGENFMLDFVSGYNYRERQFTDVSDYVYNWYGERIEGSAGNVSGEISESTGPSDTYTWNNDVFSRLKASWKINNQYALSFTSAPTYSKQTGDDRLITGYDPATAVRELFTWVNGADFKINAFNEKLENLLFVKNYLQKVNSEEKIPSNNSVIKENRSVNYFGFGNGFRFKFNEQFSTRLTYEYATRLPQTDELFGDGQFIQGNMNLKPERSHNVNFELFFKSKENYERSNWQVQTNVFLRKIDNQILFVPSLDRNNTFQNVFAATSKGIEVSGSWTSKNDKLSFHANSTYQHFYNDSDEGIFAAYKGDRVPNQPYFFANGGANYSFRNLIGKSDKLSLFLDARYVYEFFRSWESASVNPFVIPSQQTFDLGTTYHSSFTSLKYAITAEIQNLSNEKNYDFFGVQKPGRSFNIKLVTQF; encoded by the coding sequence TTTATCAGATAGAAAATCTGGTAAATGGTAGATATACTATTGAAGTTAGCTCAGAGGAATACATTTCAAAAAAGCATTCCGTTGTTTTAGAAAATTCTCAAACTATTTCTGTTGACATTATTTTAGAAAAAACAGCAAAAACATCGAACAACGCAGAGAAATTAAATGATGTAGTAGTAAAAAGTAAATCTGAAAAAATAAAAAAAGAAGAAACTGCACAAGCCGTTTCTGTAATAGAAATGCGGGAAGCTAAATTTAAAACGACAGATTTAGGAGAAGTACTTTCACAAACTCAGGGTATAAATGTTAGGCGTACCGGTGGTTTAGGTTCCAGAACAAACTTTTCGATGAATGGACTAACAGGCAATCAAATTCGTTTCTTCTTAGATGGTATTCCGTTGGAATATCACGGTTATACTTTCGGAATTTCGACGGTTCCTGTTAATTTAATTGATCGTGTTGAAGTATATAAGGGAGTGGTTCCAATTGAATTTGGAGCAGATGCTCTTGGTGGTGCTGTTAATTTAATCACTCCAAGAATTAAATCCGGTTTTAGTGGTTCTTTTTCGGCTCAGGCGGGATCTTTTGGAACCTACCGAACTTCTTTGATACTTAATAATTACAATGAAAAGACCGGATTTTTTATAAAAGGAAGCGGTTTTTATGATACCTCCAAAAACAATTATAAAGTAGATGTGGATGTTGCTGATAATCTTGGTAAGATTAAAAAAGTAACCGTACCAAGATTTCATGATGCATACGACGGTTTCGGAGTACAGTTAATGACGGGTTTTAAAGACAGAATCTGGGCAAAACAATTGAGCATCGAAGGTTTTTACACTGATTACACAAAAGAAATTCAACACAATCAATTAATGGTTGGAGTTCCTTACGGAGAGGTCATGACGTATCGCAAATCGGCTGGAACTGTCCTTACCTATCGCAATGAATTTGGTGAAAATTTTATGTTAGATTTTGTCTCAGGATACAATTACAGAGAACGTCAGTTTACAGATGTATCTGATTATGTCTACAATTGGTATGGCGAACGTATTGAAGGTTCTGCCGGAAATGTAAGCGGAGAGATTTCAGAATCTACCGGACCAAGCGATACTTACACTTGGAATAATGATGTTTTTTCCCGTTTGAAAGCTTCATGGAAAATCAATAACCAATATGCCTTAAGTTTCACTTCAGCTCCCACTTATTCTAAACAAACCGGAGACGACAGACTTATTACCGGATATGATCCAGCGACCGCTGTAAGAGAATTATTTACATGGGTTAATGGTGCAGACTTTAAAATAAATGCATTTAATGAAAAATTAGAGAATCTTTTATTCGTTAAAAATTACCTGCAAAAAGTAAATTCTGAAGAGAAAATCCCTTCCAACAACTCCGTAATCAAAGAAAACAGAAGCGTGAACTATTTTGGTTTTGGAAATGGGTTTCGTTTTAAATTCAATGAACAATTTTCTACCAGATTAACCTATGAATACGCTACACGTTTGCCCCAAACAGATGAATTATTTGGAGACGGGCAATTTATACAAGGTAATATGAACCTAAAACCGGAGCGAAGCCATAACGTTAATTTTGAGCTTTTCTTTAAGTCCAAAGAAAATTATGAGAGAAGTAACTGGCAGGTTCAAACCAATGTCTTTTTAAGAAAAATAGACAATCAAATCTTATTTGTGCCGAGCTTAGACCGTAACAATACTTTCCAGAATGTATTTGCTGCAACTTCTAAAGGAATTGAAGTTTCAGGAAGCTGGACTTCTAAAAATGATAAACTTTCCTTTCATGCCAATAGTACCTACCAGCACTTTTATAATGATTCAGACGAAGGAATATTTGCGGCTTACAAAGGAGACAGAGTACCTAATCAGCCGTACTTTTTTGCCAATGGAGGTGCTAATTATTCTTTTCGTAACCTAATTGGCAAGTCGGATAAGTTATCTCTTTTTCTTGATGCAAGATATGTGTATGAATTTTTCAGAAGCTGGGAAAGCGCTTCTGTAAATCCATTTGTTATCCCAAGTCAGCAGACATTTGATCTTGGCACGACTTATCATAGCAGCTTTACTAGTTTAAAATATGCCATAACTGCAGAAATTCAAAACTTAAGCAATGAAAAAAACTATGACTTTTTTGGTGTACAAAAACCAGGAAGATCATTTAACATCAAATTAGTAACTCAATTTTAA
- a CDS encoding tetratricopeptide repeat protein, which translates to MTFCTKKIRLFFVLCAFVFFTKLQAQKVGSPLGGLITNIESAVTKEDNPKKKDTLELKKRLAFLKESSDKKNNILYHALLANGYSVFFDRINRKSEYYYLKSIEEAKKSNDLSLKIWTQINYSKYLYFYCQIDKLLPIVLKTMEESNQIDASEMILPAETFQFFGWIMLTVEDSSAISFLKKSMQYIQESSPESASVLNAIGNCYFKNKDFTNAMLYFDKSEAMALKIKDTIRYAKVLGDKALVYDEKGEVNTALHLLKQDIAYSQKFKNEKNEMYASILLAKILLKLNNKNEAEKILERAEEIAGTKSYYRSSLKEIIELKLLLLNGANVQKELILRRQLKQLDEYLLKTNGNAVLKRSNWLIQKKKYESETKEIRLQLEQGERIRNIGILILISTILSSGVAYTFLAKRLEAKAEKFEEYESDRLAFEEKLKNASSNMNSYAENLQSKEKQIAILEDELEEIKSSAAKHIDEEKDKLREMLSSHLMTDENWSAFKQEFIKQHSSFYNTIMENFPELKESNLKIIMLQKLNLNNYEMSNLLGVTVDAVKKSKQRLKKKLGDKYDLLFEMIDYNS; encoded by the coding sequence ATGACTTTCTGTACAAAAAAAATTAGACTCTTTTTTGTGTTATGTGCCTTTGTTTTTTTTACAAAATTACAAGCTCAAAAAGTAGGCTCTCCATTAGGAGGCTTAATAACTAATATAGAATCTGCAGTAACCAAAGAAGATAATCCTAAGAAAAAAGACACTTTAGAATTAAAAAAAAGACTGGCTTTTTTAAAAGAATCATCCGATAAAAAAAATAATATTTTATATCATGCGCTGTTAGCAAATGGATATTCTGTTTTTTTTGACAGGATAAACAGAAAAAGTGAGTATTATTATTTGAAATCTATTGAAGAAGCTAAAAAAAGTAATGATTTAAGTCTTAAAATCTGGACACAGATAAACTACTCAAAGTACTTGTATTTTTATTGCCAGATAGATAAACTTCTTCCTATCGTTCTCAAAACAATGGAAGAAAGTAATCAGATTGATGCTTCAGAAATGATTTTACCAGCAGAGACTTTTCAATTTTTTGGCTGGATAATGCTTACTGTAGAAGATAGTTCAGCTATCAGTTTTTTAAAGAAATCAATGCAGTACATACAAGAATCATCTCCTGAATCTGCAAGTGTTTTAAATGCAATAGGCAACTGTTATTTCAAAAATAAAGATTTTACAAATGCAATGCTTTATTTTGATAAATCTGAAGCTATGGCATTAAAAATAAAAGATACGATAAGATATGCTAAAGTATTAGGAGATAAAGCACTTGTTTATGATGAAAAAGGTGAAGTAAATACGGCTCTCCATCTTTTAAAACAGGATATAGCATATTCTCAGAAATTCAAAAATGAAAAAAATGAGATGTATGCTTCCATATTATTAGCAAAAATTCTGCTGAAATTAAACAATAAAAACGAAGCCGAAAAAATACTGGAAAGAGCTGAGGAAATTGCCGGTACTAAATCATACTACAGAAGTTCATTAAAAGAAATAATAGAATTAAAGCTGCTGCTTTTAAACGGGGCAAATGTTCAAAAGGAATTGATCTTAAGGAGACAGCTTAAACAGCTTGATGAGTATTTACTTAAAACAAACGGTAATGCCGTATTAAAGCGATCCAACTGGCTTATTCAAAAAAAGAAATACGAAAGCGAAACTAAAGAAATCCGATTACAATTAGAACAGGGAGAAAGAATTAGAAATATCGGTATTTTGATTTTGATCTCAACAATACTGTCAAGTGGAGTAGCTTACACTTTTTTAGCTAAAAGACTAGAAGCAAAAGCAGAAAAGTTTGAAGAATATGAAAGTGATCGTTTGGCATTTGAAGAAAAACTCAAAAATGCAAGTTCTAATATGAATAGCTATGCAGAGAATCTTCAAAGTAAAGAAAAACAGATTGCAATTTTAGAAGATGAACTGGAGGAAATTAAAAGTTCTGCTGCAAAACACATAGATGAAGAAAAAGATAAACTTCGGGAAATGCTCAGTTCTCATCTTATGACAGATGAAAACTGGAGCGCTTTTAAACAAGAGTTTATAAAACAGCACAGTTCTTTTTATAATACTATAATGGAAAATTTTCCTGAGTTAAAAGAATCGAATCTTAAAATAATAATGCTTCAAAAACTAAATCTAAACAATTATGAGATGTCTAACTTGTTAGGCGTTACAGTAGATGCAGTCAAAAAAAGCAAGCAGCGATTAAAGAAAAAATTAGGCGATAAATATGATCTCTTGTTTGAAATGATAGATTATAATAGCTAA